One window of Flavobacterium ammonificans genomic DNA carries:
- a CDS encoding DNA primase, whose protein sequence is MKRVIVDYAKLTNEILNLLVEKFPDGYDDSDIIRFRNAKNELIEAVEVRTDDTIYLVKVSTKLSDRIENYDEDDEILNVEVEPIKELELEVDDTEDESEDENLDNLDNEGEDEEGGNHDEDLEEDDED, encoded by the coding sequence ATGAAAAGAGTAATTGTTGACTACGCTAAACTTACCAATGAAATCTTAAACTTATTAGTTGAAAAATTTCCTGATGGTTATGATGATTCAGACATTATCCGTTTTAGAAATGCAAAAAACGAATTAATTGAAGCCGTTGAGGTTCGCACTGATGATACTATTTATTTAGTAAAAGTGAGTACGAAACTTTCTGACCGAATTGAAAACTACGATGAGGATGATGAAATTCTCAATGTTGAAGTAGAACCTATCAAAGAACTCGAATTAGAAGTAGATGATACTGAAGACGAGTCTGAAGATGAAAATCTAGACAATCTAGATAATGAAGGTGAAGATGAAGAGGGAGGAAATCATGATGAAGACCTAGAAGAAGATGATGAAGATTAA
- a CDS encoding DinB family protein — protein MKTSQLVENEYPVYCETYFKAAGEVVLIEELEICLHDFIRFVQNLPMDKFDYRYAEGKWTIKEIIQHIIDTERILAYRALRISRNDGTPLPGFDENTYAANTPANTRSLQDLLTELSAVRHSNLLLFKSFSEEQLLSKGIASDQPISVRAIGFMIIGHQKHHQNVFLEKYL, from the coding sequence ATGAAAACAAGTCAATTAGTAGAAAACGAATATCCTGTCTACTGCGAAACCTATTTTAAGGCAGCTGGAGAAGTAGTTTTAATAGAAGAATTAGAAATCTGCTTGCATGATTTTATTCGGTTTGTTCAAAATTTACCAATGGATAAATTTGATTATCGTTATGCCGAGGGTAAATGGACAATTAAAGAGATTATTCAGCACATTATTGATACGGAGCGAATTTTAGCGTATCGTGCTTTACGTATTTCTAGAAATGATGGTACACCTTTACCAGGTTTTGACGAAAATACTTACGCAGCGAACACTCCAGCAAATACAAGAAGCCTTCAAGATCTATTAACAGAGTTGTCTGCAGTACGCCATTCTAATTTGTTGTTATTTAAAAGTTTTTCTGAGGAACAGCTTTTAAGCAAAGGAATTGCATCAGATCAACCCATATCTGTTCGTGCTATTGGTTTTATGATTATTGGACATCAGAAACACCATCAGAATGTATTTTTGGAAAAGTATTTATAA
- a CDS encoding phosphoenolpyruvate carboxylase — MYTLPKIERFNQDVLSKYNIYNSVFITLPFDSIDNTGVLLPLFTDVCESGFKKQETPVEIVNFFSKKYLHTDSETNKIDLMFRFIQYIERQIVLFDAIEDAAFSKVNNMEGRGSLRDIKEKADNTNNQAELTEFLENFNVRTVLTAHPTQFYPGAVLGIINDLTEAIRSNNLLAIKQLLAQLGKTPFIQNEKPNPYDEAVSLIWYLENVFYETAGEMVHYLEKNLFNGNSINNPLIKLGFWPGGDRDGNPFVTTEITLKVADRLRTSILKCYYIEIRNLKRKLTFAGVDTLVTELEQKLYRSVFYSKGELFITLDEFKTQLNKIRLIVIEQHQSLYLDLLDALLIKVNLFGFHFATLDIRQNSKIHNSVFKDIVSYYLKSDSSVFPSNYFELSENEKFEVLSNVSGNLNPAEFANEMTNSTLGSIQAMKTIQNNNGEFGSNRYIISNNESALNVMETFALFKLSDWTNPTVDIIPLFESVDDLQNAHEIMEKLYANPAYAQHLKNRNNKQTIMLGFSDGTKDGGYLMANWSIYKAKESLTEISRQYGIKAIFFDGRGGPPARGGGKTHKFYASLGPKIENNEIQVTVQGQTISSNFGTLDSCRYNLENLLSAGVTNQVFAKGRNELTIDEKVILDQLAELGYEKYLSFKNHPKFIPYLEKMSTLKYYAKTNIGSRPSKRSKSESLDFADLRAIPFVGSWSQLKQNVPGFFGVGTALKHFEDTNQWDKVQDLYDGSLFFKTLLENSMMSLAKSFFPLTAYMSKDPEYGDFWKIIYNEFLETKRLLLKIAGHKELMENYPDGKASIDVRERIVLPLLTIQQYGLTRINELLKEKNPDEKLIKVYEKIVTRSLFGNTNASRNSA, encoded by the coding sequence ATGTATACGCTTCCAAAAATAGAACGTTTTAACCAAGATGTTCTCTCAAAGTACAATATTTATAACAGTGTATTTATAACGCTTCCTTTTGATTCTATAGACAATACAGGGGTGTTATTGCCTTTGTTCACAGATGTTTGTGAATCGGGATTTAAAAAACAAGAAACTCCAGTTGAGATTGTGAATTTTTTTTCAAAGAAATATTTGCATACCGATTCTGAAACAAATAAAATTGATTTGATGTTTCGATTTATTCAATATATCGAACGTCAAATTGTTCTTTTTGATGCCATAGAAGATGCAGCCTTTTCAAAAGTAAATAATATGGAAGGAAGAGGTTCTCTTCGTGATATTAAAGAAAAAGCAGACAATACTAATAACCAAGCAGAATTAACCGAGTTTTTAGAGAATTTTAATGTCCGAACTGTTTTAACTGCACATCCGACACAGTTTTATCCTGGAGCTGTTCTTGGTATTATTAATGATTTAACGGAAGCTATTCGATCTAATAACTTGTTAGCGATTAAGCAATTATTAGCTCAATTAGGTAAAACGCCTTTTATTCAAAATGAAAAACCCAATCCCTATGATGAAGCAGTAAGCTTGATTTGGTACCTAGAAAATGTTTTTTATGAAACTGCGGGTGAAATGGTGCATTATTTAGAGAAGAATTTATTTAATGGGAATTCGATTAACAACCCACTTATTAAATTGGGTTTTTGGCCTGGGGGTGATCGTGATGGAAATCCGTTTGTAACGACTGAAATTACATTAAAAGTTGCTGATCGCTTGCGAACTTCTATTTTGAAATGTTACTATATTGAAATCAGAAATTTAAAGAGAAAATTAACGTTTGCCGGGGTTGATACTTTAGTCACTGAATTAGAACAAAAATTATATCGTTCGGTTTTTTACTCTAAAGGAGAGCTATTTATAACTCTTGATGAGTTCAAAACTCAGCTAAATAAAATACGATTAATTGTTATTGAACAACATCAATCGTTATATTTGGATCTATTGGATGCGCTATTGATAAAAGTGAATTTATTTGGATTTCATTTTGCTACATTAGATATTCGTCAAAACAGTAAAATTCATAATTCAGTCTTTAAAGATATAGTGAGTTATTATTTAAAATCGGATTCATCTGTTTTTCCAAGCAATTATTTTGAACTATCAGAGAATGAAAAATTCGAAGTATTATCCAATGTATCAGGAAATTTAAACCCAGCTGAATTTGCAAATGAAATGACAAATTCAACTTTGGGGTCAATTCAAGCCATGAAAACCATTCAGAATAATAACGGTGAGTTTGGTTCAAATCGTTACATTATAAGTAACAATGAAAGTGCATTAAATGTAATGGAAACTTTCGCCTTATTTAAACTGAGTGATTGGACTAATCCAACGGTAGATATAATTCCTTTATTTGAATCGGTTGATGATTTACAAAATGCCCATGAAATCATGGAAAAATTGTATGCTAATCCAGCCTATGCTCAACACTTAAAAAATAGAAATAATAAACAAACAATCATGTTGGGTTTCTCTGACGGAACCAAAGATGGAGGTTATTTAATGGCAAATTGGAGTATTTATAAAGCTAAAGAATCATTAACTGAAATCTCAAGACAATACGGAATTAAAGCGATTTTCTTTGACGGTAGAGGTGGTCCTCCAGCTCGTGGCGGAGGTAAAACGCATAAATTTTATGCCTCACTAGGGCCAAAAATTGAGAATAACGAAATCCAAGTGACAGTTCAAGGTCAAACCATTAGTTCTAACTTTGGTACATTAGATTCTTGCCGTTATAATTTAGAGAATTTGTTAAGTGCAGGAGTTACCAATCAAGTTTTTGCAAAAGGAAGAAATGAATTGACCATTGATGAAAAAGTTATTTTAGATCAATTGGCAGAATTGGGGTATGAAAAGTATTTAAGTTTCAAAAACCACCCTAAATTTATTCCGTATCTAGAAAAAATGAGTACGCTAAAGTATTATGCAAAAACTAATATTGGAAGTCGACCGTCTAAAAGAAGTAAATCAGAATCATTAGATTTTGCCGATTTACGAGCAATACCATTTGTAGGTTCGTGGAGCCAGTTAAAGCAAAATGTTCCAGGTTTTTTTGGAGTAGGTACGGCTTTAAAACATTTTGAAGATACCAATCAATGGGATAAAGTTCAAGATCTGTATGATGGCTCGCTATTCTTTAAAACACTTTTAGAAAATAGTATGATGTCATTGGCTAAATCATTCTTTCCTTTGACAGCTTATATGAGTAAAGATCCTGAGTATGGCGATTTTTGGAAAATTATTTATAATGAATTTTTAGAAACAAAACGATTATTGTTAAAAATTGCGGGACATAAAGAGTTGATGGAGAATTATCCTGATGGTAAAGCTTCTATTGATGTAAGAGAACGTATTGTATTACCATTGTTAACAATACAGCAATATGGATTAACTCGAATTAATGAGTTGTTGAAAGAAAAAAATCCAGATGAGAAATTAATCAAGGTGTATGAAAAAATTGTAACTCGATCTCTTTTTGGAAATACCAATGCTAGTAGAAACTCAGCTTAA
- a CDS encoding Lrp/AsnC family transcriptional regulator — MSKFRLDEVDHQILDMLIDNTRVPFTDIAKKLLISAGTVHVRVKKMEDAGIIMGSSLVLDYDKLGYSFIAYVGVFLNNTSQTKFVLERINEIPFVTVASVTTGKFNIFCKIRAKDTKHAKDVIFMIDDIDGVYRTETMISLEESINDKKRLMHTIFKNM, encoded by the coding sequence ATGAGTAAGTTTCGTTTAGATGAAGTAGATCACCAGATTTTAGATATGTTAATCGACAATACTAGAGTCCCTTTTACAGATATTGCTAAGAAGTTATTAATTTCAGCAGGAACGGTTCATGTACGCGTAAAAAAAATGGAAGATGCTGGGATTATTATGGGTTCTTCTTTAGTTCTTGATTATGATAAATTAGGTTATTCATTTATTGCATATGTAGGTGTTTTTCTTAATAATACCTCTCAAACTAAATTTGTTCTAGAACGTATAAATGAAATTCCTTTCGTAACTGTAGCTTCAGTTACTACAGGAAAATTTAATATTTTTTGTAAAATTAGAGCTAAAGATACAAAGCATGCTAAAGATGTTATCTTCATGATTGATGATATTGATGGGGTATACAGAACCGAGACAATGATTTCATTAGAAGAAAGTATTAACGATAAAAAACGTTTAATGCATACCATTTTTAAAAACATGTAA
- a CDS encoding M14 family metallopeptidase — protein sequence MDLELVFAKYKEQTIQGRYITLDHIEPILHRLNTNNQLQIIGKSVQGKSIYSYQIGSGPIKILLWSQMHGDESSTTKASFDCFNFFEGNSNEAELFLKKFTLLWIPMLNPDGAKLYTRENANSIDLNRDSQDLSQPESLVLRSVFNSFKPDFCFNLHDQRTIYSVGQTNKPATLSFLAPAYNQEREINSSRLKAINLIAGINEVLQKYIPGQIGRFDDSFNFNCVGDTFQFFGVPTVLFEGGHYQNDYDREMTRKFLFFSMITAFRLIYENDIVDNRIDKYLNISQNNPVFCDLLYKNIKINYDGKEKIINFASQYKEEIIDGKIVFNAYIVQIDALDCLFGHYEYDAKGALYSDEYGNLPRLDQPANFFLGNFQFENGLIKS from the coding sequence ATGGATTTAGAATTAGTATTTGCAAAATATAAAGAACAAACCATTCAAGGTAGGTATATTACTTTAGACCATATTGAGCCAATTTTACATCGTTTAAATACGAATAATCAATTACAAATTATTGGTAAATCCGTTCAAGGAAAATCGATTTATAGTTATCAAATTGGTTCTGGTCCAATTAAAATTTTGCTTTGGTCACAAATGCATGGTGATGAAAGTTCGACAACAAAGGCTTCCTTTGACTGTTTTAACTTTTTTGAAGGCAATTCGAATGAAGCGGAATTGTTTTTGAAAAAATTTACTTTACTCTGGATTCCAATGTTGAATCCGGATGGGGCAAAATTGTACACTAGAGAGAATGCAAATTCAATAGACTTAAATAGAGATTCGCAAGATTTATCTCAACCTGAAAGCCTTGTTCTACGATCGGTTTTTAATTCATTTAAACCTGATTTTTGCTTCAATTTACATGATCAAAGAACAATATATAGCGTTGGTCAAACTAATAAGCCAGCTACTTTATCCTTTTTAGCTCCAGCTTATAATCAAGAACGTGAAATTAATTCTTCTAGACTGAAAGCGATTAATCTAATTGCAGGTATCAATGAAGTTTTACAAAAGTATATTCCAGGGCAAATAGGAAGATTTGATGATTCGTTTAATTTTAATTGTGTTGGAGATACATTTCAATTTTTTGGAGTGCCAACCGTACTTTTTGAAGGAGGTCATTATCAAAATGATTACGACAGAGAGATGACTAGGAAATTTTTGTTTTTTTCTATGATCACCGCATTTAGGCTAATTTACGAAAACGATATAGTTGATAATAGAATTGATAAATATTTGAATATTTCACAAAATAATCCCGTTTTTTGTGATTTATTGTATAAAAATATCAAAATTAATTATGATGGTAAAGAAAAAATCATCAATTTTGCATCTCAGTATAAAGAAGAAATAATCGATGGTAAAATTGTTTTCAATGCTTACATTGTTCAAATTGACGCTTTAGATTGCCTTTTTGGTCACTATGAATATGACGCAAAAGGGGCTTTATATTCTGATGAATATGGGAATTTACCAAGATTGGATCAACCGGCTAATTTCTTTTTAGGAAATTTTCAATTTGAAAATGGATTGATTAAGTCTTAA
- a CDS encoding helix-turn-helix domain-containing protein, which produces MVNTDDFVKRLENVLEYYNLNASAFADKIGVQRSSMSHLLSGRNKPSLDFILKILEVFPEVDLYWILNGKGIFPKTLDSLPSTEVPTPLPSISYNKEVSLFSDSKPSQNTIPSETLNKETVVVEKIVFFYSDGSFKEYKGN; this is translated from the coding sequence ATGGTAAACACGGACGATTTTGTAAAGAGATTAGAAAATGTGTTGGAATACTATAACTTGAATGCTTCAGCATTTGCAGATAAAATTGGCGTACAACGCTCTAGTATGTCTCACCTCCTATCTGGACGTAACAAACCAAGTTTGGATTTTATCCTTAAAATTTTAGAGGTTTTCCCAGAAGTAGATTTGTATTGGATATTAAATGGAAAAGGGATATTTCCGAAGACATTAGATAGTCTACCATCAACAGAAGTGCCTACTCCTCTTCCATCGATTTCTTACAATAAAGAGGTTAGTTTGTTTTCTGACTCAAAACCGTCTCAAAATACAATCCCATCTGAGACTTTAAATAAAGAGACTGTCGTAGTAGAAAAAATCGTTTTCTTCTATTCTGACGGAAGTTTTAAAGAATACAAAGGCAATTAG
- a CDS encoding 1-acyl-sn-glycerol-3-phosphate acyltransferase: MKAQLYKWIFFKLMGWKIVGSINPEIKKCVMMVLPHTSAHDFYLGIFTRGIVGLEMNFVAKKELFRFPFFGAYFKYMGGAPLDRSGGLNKVDSIAAIFDTKETFRLAVAPEGTRNYVSELKTGFYYIALKANVPILPVAFDFGNKEVKLGLPFQPTGNYEADLAVLKNHFIGVKGKVPSKGFYVPAN; the protein is encoded by the coding sequence ATGAAAGCACAATTATATAAATGGATTTTTTTTAAACTCATGGGTTGGAAGATTGTTGGATCAATCAACCCTGAAATAAAAAAATGTGTAATGATGGTTTTGCCGCACACAAGTGCACATGACTTTTATTTAGGAATTTTTACAAGAGGAATTGTAGGCCTTGAAATGAATTTTGTAGCTAAAAAAGAATTGTTTCGCTTTCCTTTCTTCGGGGCTTATTTTAAATATATGGGCGGTGCGCCATTAGATCGTTCTGGTGGATTGAATAAAGTAGATTCGATTGCTGCTATTTTTGACACCAAAGAGACGTTTCGTTTAGCGGTAGCTCCTGAAGGGACACGTAATTATGTAAGCGAATTAAAAACCGGTTTTTATTACATCGCATTAAAAGCAAATGTTCCAATACTACCTGTTGCTTTTGATTTTGGTAATAAAGAAGTAAAGCTAGGTCTTCCGTTTCAACCTACAGGAAATTACGAAGCTGATTTAGCAGTTCTAAAGAATCATTTTATTGGTGTAAAAGGTAAAGTACCAAGTAAAGGATTTTATGTGCCTGCAAACTAA
- a CDS encoding spermidine synthase, giving the protein MIRKIFSYLVPITIYKAKSSWSKSIEITWNHGQLVLDSENTNYSYGSLQRILRLGLKTIGFRQIKKMDRVLVLGVAGGSVIKTLVDDIQYKGTITGVEIDAEVIQIANRYFNLDAIPKLNLVVADAFEYVLQTNTKYDLIIVDVFQDTTMPNFLFENFFTKKLCSLLEVNGYILFNTMILNSIDEQRNSKYSSEFYQPNFRIKKIPRIENHNELLIIEKIK; this is encoded by the coding sequence ATGATTCGCAAAATTTTCAGTTATTTAGTTCCAATTACGATTTACAAAGCTAAATCTAGCTGGAGTAAATCAATTGAAATCACCTGGAATCACGGGCAATTAGTTCTTGATTCTGAAAACACTAATTATTCCTATGGTAGTCTACAACGCATTTTACGTCTTGGATTAAAAACAATTGGCTTTCGCCAAATAAAAAAGATGGATAGGGTATTAGTTCTTGGTGTAGCCGGCGGAAGTGTAATCAAAACGCTTGTTGACGATATTCAATATAAAGGAACAATTACAGGGGTTGAAATTGATGCAGAGGTGATTCAAATCGCTAATCGCTATTTTAATTTAGATGCAATTCCAAAACTAAATTTAGTTGTTGCAGATGCTTTTGAGTATGTATTGCAGACGAATACCAAATACGATTTAATTATCGTTGATGTTTTTCAAGATACTACAATGCCTAACTTTTTATTTGAAAATTTCTTTACAAAAAAACTTTGTTCATTACTTGAGGTAAATGGCTATATATTATTTAATACTATGATATTAAATAGTATTGATGAGCAAAGAAATAGTAAATATAGTTCTGAATTTTACCAACCCAATTTTAGAATAAAAAAAATCCCACGAATAGAAAATCATAATGAATTATTAATTATTGAAAAAATAAAATAA
- a CDS encoding ion channel, with protein MKKTVQKLFLGKSSNGVQAEYNPIQKRIQNIQSIWDNDHEDDNGIEKIFRLLLSSSQLLFPGIYIKYFSRKKGIEYQDLAIDIYILIKVAFPITILIYQWYTIDWVVIVMTYLFLETIFYIPTLIFASDLFSRPRSYRRSMILLFFNYTEIFLSYAVFYSLGDFLNRKFTHWFDAIYFSIITSTSVGFGDFYPTTFIGKLLVSTQSLLFLFFIIIFLNFFSTKVKPKGYFDIDNKN; from the coding sequence ATGAAAAAAACTGTCCAAAAATTATTTTTAGGAAAATCTTCCAACGGAGTTCAGGCAGAATATAATCCGATTCAAAAAAGAATTCAAAACATTCAATCTATATGGGATAATGACCATGAAGATGATAATGGCATAGAGAAAATTTTCAGATTATTGCTTTCTTCTTCACAATTGTTATTCCCTGGTATCTACATCAAGTATTTTTCAAGGAAAAAAGGGATAGAATACCAAGATTTAGCAATTGATATTTACATTTTAATTAAGGTTGCTTTCCCGATTACTATCTTAATTTATCAATGGTATACGATTGATTGGGTGGTTATTGTAATGACGTACTTGTTTTTAGAAACTATTTTCTACATTCCAACCTTAATTTTCGCCTCTGATTTATTCTCAAGACCACGGTCATACAGAAGATCAATGATTTTATTATTTTTTAATTATACAGAAATATTCTTATCGTATGCGGTATTTTATTCATTAGGTGATTTTTTAAACCGAAAATTCACACATTGGTTTGATGCAATTTATTTCAGTATAATAACTTCTACATCTGTTGGATTTGGAGATTTTTACCCTACAACTTTTATCGGTAAATTATTAGTTAGTACACAATCACTATTATTTTTATTTTTTATTATAATTTTTTTAAATTTTTTCTCAACCAAGGTAAAACCTAAAGGTTATTTTGATATTGATAATAAAAATTAG
- a CDS encoding YitT family protein gives MRVFLKRVLTQTILRTKSTNNSSSKKYSDYQLAKAYRILLILIKRAWKDFFLITIGIFSAAFGFKGFLLTNNFIDGGATGISLLISAVTEIPLPLLIIVVNIPFVLMGYKIVSTKFAIKTALAIAGLALVLATVTFPNVTNDNLLVAVFGGFFLGAGIGFAVRGGAVIDGTEVLAIYLSRKIGSTIGDLIIVINVVIFSAAAYFLGMEIALYSMITYLSASKTLDFIVEGIDEYIGVTIIATNSDEIRQMIIDKMGRGVTVYNGKKGYGKQGETIHTDILYTVVTRLELNRLSLEIEKIEPSAFIVMNSVKDTKGGMIKKRPLH, from the coding sequence ATGAGAGTATTTTTAAAGAGAGTTTTAACTCAAACTATTTTACGAACAAAATCTACCAATAACTCAAGTTCAAAAAAATATTCTGATTACCAATTAGCAAAAGCCTATAGAATACTTTTAATTTTAATCAAAAGGGCTTGGAAAGATTTTTTCTTAATTACTATTGGAATTTTTTCAGCGGCATTTGGATTCAAAGGATTTTTGTTAACCAATAATTTTATTGATGGAGGAGCAACAGGTATATCGTTATTAATTTCAGCTGTTACTGAAATTCCACTCCCTCTATTAATCATAGTTGTAAACATTCCTTTTGTTTTAATGGGATACAAAATAGTGAGTACTAAGTTTGCTATAAAAACGGCTTTGGCTATCGCTGGATTAGCTTTAGTTTTAGCTACAGTTACCTTTCCGAATGTTACCAACGACAACTTACTTGTAGCTGTTTTTGGCGGATTTTTTCTAGGAGCAGGAATTGGCTTTGCAGTCAGAGGTGGAGCTGTTATAGATGGGACAGAGGTATTAGCTATCTATTTGAGTAGAAAAATTGGGAGTACTATTGGAGATTTGATCATAGTAATTAATGTGGTTATTTTTTCTGCTGCGGCTTATTTTTTAGGAATGGAAATCGCATTATATTCTATGATAACCTATTTGTCTGCTTCTAAAACTTTGGATTTTATTGTAGAGGGTATAGATGAATATATTGGTGTTACTATTATTGCTACAAATTCAGATGAGATACGACAAATGATAATAGATAAAATGGGAAGAGGTGTTACTGTGTATAACGGAAAAAAGGGATATGGTAAACAAGGTGAAACAATTCATACGGATATTTTATATACTGTTGTTACACGATTGGAATTAAACAGATTAAGTTTAGAAATTGAAAAAATTGAACCAAGTGCGTTCATTGTTATGAACAGTGTTAAAGACACCAAAGGTGGAATGATTAAAAAACGTCCTTTACACTAA
- the kdsB gene encoding 3-deoxy-manno-octulosonate cytidylyltransferase — MKIIAVIPARYASTRFPAKLMQDLGGKTVILRTYEAAIETKLFDDVFVVTDSDLIFDEIVSNGGKAIKSIKEHESGSDRIAEAIEHLDVDIVVNVQGDEPFIDADPLQKVIEVFQKDTAQQVDLASVMREITNEDDINNPNNVKVVVDQNGFALYFSRSVIPYPREKNVGVRYFQHIGIYAFRKQALLDFYSLPMQSLEASEKLEQLRYLEFGKRIKMVETSHLGIGIDTPEDLEKARLLI, encoded by the coding sequence ATGAAAATAATAGCCGTCATACCAGCTCGTTATGCTTCAACGCGATTTCCGGCCAAATTAATGCAAGATTTGGGAGGAAAAACAGTGATTCTAAGAACTTATGAAGCTGCAATAGAGACTAAGTTGTTTGATGATGTTTTTGTTGTTACTGACTCCGATTTAATTTTTGATGAGATTGTTTCTAATGGAGGAAAGGCAATAAAAAGTATCAAAGAGCACGAGTCGGGGAGTGATCGTATTGCTGAAGCGATAGAACATTTAGATGTTGATATTGTAGTCAATGTACAAGGAGATGAGCCTTTTATTGATGCTGATCCCTTGCAAAAAGTAATTGAAGTATTTCAAAAGGATACGGCTCAGCAAGTAGATTTAGCTTCTGTAATGCGTGAAATCACCAATGAAGACGATATCAATAATCCAAATAATGTTAAAGTAGTAGTAGACCAAAATGGGTTTGCTTTGTATTTTTCCCGTTCGGTGATTCCGTATCCAAGAGAGAAAAATGTAGGAGTGCGGTATTTTCAACACATCGGAATTTATGCTTTTAGAAAACAAGCGTTACTTGATTTTTATAGCCTGCCAATGCAATCTTTGGAAGCCTCCGAAAAACTAGAACAATTACGCTATTTGGAATTTGGCAAACGCATCAAAATGGTAGAAACATCCCATCTCGGAATCGGTATTGATACTCCAGAAGATTTAGAAAAAGCAAGGTTACTAATATAA
- a CDS encoding ATP-dependent DNA helicase has protein sequence MNSSLFYSLLKKKFPFEPTYKQDIFFQKITIFLTEMENNTIFVLKGYAGTGKTTVISTIVNNLIEINKKYVLLAPTGRAAKVIANYSNKPAFTIHKKIYFPKKSSGGGVSFTLQPNKHKNTIFIVDEASMISDANSDSKLYENGSLLDDLISYVYSGTNCKMILLGDTAQLPPVNLDISPALDTHTLAVHYDKEIESIELDEVMRQEESSGILFNATELRELLKDSFVTDFQFDVKKYKDIVRLTDGYDIQDAIQSAYNNYSIEDTAFIVRSNKRANQYNEQIRTRILDRESELSTGDFLMVVKNNYFWLKDSDEAGFIANGDIIEVLEIFGIQELYSFKFAKVKIRMVDYPDQKPFETVLLLDTIKSESPSLTYEESNRLYQEVLKDYEGETKFKQFQKVKNNDYFNALQVKFSYAITCHKSQGGQWNTVFIEQPYLPDGINTDYIRWLYTAMTRAKNKLYLIGFKDESFVE, from the coding sequence ATGAATTCCTCCCTGTTTTACAGTCTTTTAAAGAAAAAATTCCCGTTTGAACCTACGTACAAACAGGATATCTTTTTTCAAAAGATTACCATTTTCTTAACCGAAATGGAGAACAACACCATTTTTGTATTGAAAGGATATGCAGGAACTGGAAAAACGACCGTTATTTCTACAATTGTCAATAATCTGATAGAGATCAATAAAAAATATGTTTTGCTTGCGCCAACGGGTCGTGCAGCTAAGGTAATTGCCAATTATTCAAACAAGCCAGCTTTTACCATTCATAAAAAAATCTATTTTCCTAAGAAATCTTCTGGAGGAGGCGTTTCGTTTACGTTACAGCCTAATAAACATAAAAACACTATTTTCATTGTTGATGAAGCCTCGATGATTTCGGATGCAAATTCGGATTCTAAATTGTATGAAAACGGTTCTTTGTTAGATGATTTGATTTCGTATGTGTATTCGGGAACCAATTGCAAAATGATTCTTTTGGGAGACACTGCGCAGCTACCACCAGTGAATTTAGATATTAGTCCCGCTTTGGATACCCATACTTTAGCGGTTCATTATGATAAAGAAATTGAGTCTATTGAATTAGACGAAGTGATGCGTCAGGAGGAAAGTTCAGGCATTTTATTCAATGCAACGGAACTTCGTGAATTGTTGAAAGATTCATTTGTGACTGATTTTCAGTTTGATGTAAAAAAATACAAAGATATAGTTCGATTGACGGATGGCTATGACATTCAGGACGCTATTCAGTCTGCTTATAACAATTACAGTATAGAAGATACTGCATTTATTGTTCGTTCCAATAAAAGAGCCAACCAGTATAACGAACAAATTCGCACTCGAATTTTAGATCGAGAAAGTGAATTGTCAACGGGAGATTTTTTAATGGTGGTAAAGAACAATTACTTTTGGCTAAAAGATTCAGATGAAGCTGGTTTTATTGCCAATGGTGATATAATTGAGGTTTTGGAAATATTTGGTATTCAAGAATTGTACAGTTTTAAGTTTGCTAAAGTAAAAATCCGTATGGTCGATTACCCTGATCAAAAGCCATTTGAAACGGTTTTACTTTTGGATACCATAAAAAGCGAATCGCCTTCTTTGACGTATGAAGAATCCAATCGTTTGTACCAAGAAGTGCTCAAAGATTATGAAGGTGAAACTAAATTCAAGCAATTCCAGAAAGTAAAAAATAACGACTATTTTAATGCCTTGCAAGTCAAATTCTCCTATGCTATTACCTGTCATAAATCGCAAGGAGGGCAGTGGAACACCGTTTTCATTGAACAACCGTATTTACCTGACGGAATCAATACCGATTATATTCGATGGTTATACACAGCTATGACAAGAGCTAAAAATAAATTGTATTTGATTGGTTTCAAAGATGAAAGTTTTGTGGAGTAA